A genomic region of Cyprinus carpio isolate SPL01 chromosome B11, ASM1834038v1, whole genome shotgun sequence contains the following coding sequences:
- the LOC109076148 gene encoding actin-related protein 2/3 complex subunit 4-like: MDNCRLLYLTFRVICHIRKKKRIKASEAWRADFRLPPQTSNKMTATLRPYLNAVRATLQAALCLENFSSQVVERHNKPEVEVRSSKELLLQPVVISRNEKEKVLIEGSINSVRVSIAVKQADEIEKILCHKFMRFMMMRAENFFILRRKAVEGYDISFLITNFHTEQMYKHKLVDFVIHFMEEIDKEISEMKLSVNARARIVAEEFLKNF; encoded by the exons ATGGACAACTGTAGATTGT TGTATTTGACCTTTCGTGTTATTTGCCATATAAGGAAGAAAAAGCGAATAAAG GCGTCAGAGGCGTGGCGTGCGGACTTCCGTCTTCCTCCACAGACCTCAAATAAAATG acGGCAACATTGCGACCCTACCTGAACGCGGTGCGCGCCACTCTTCAAGCAGCCCTGTGTCTGGAGAACTTCTCCTCTCAGGTGGTGGAGAGACACAACAAGCCTGAGGTGGAAGTTAG GAGCAGCAAAGAGCTTCTGTTGCAGCCTGTGGTCATAAGCCGCAATGAGAAGGAGAAGGTCCTGATTGAGGGGTCCATAAACTCAGTGAGGGTCAGCATTGCTGTCAAACAG GCTGATGAGATTGAGAAGATCCTGTGCCATAAATTTATGAGGTTCATGATGATGCGAGCGGAGAACTTCTTCATCCTTCGGAGGAAAGCTGTTGAG GGCTATGACATCAGCTTCCTCATCACCAACTTCCACACAGAACAGATGTACAAACACAAGCTGGTGGACTTTGTCATCCATTTCATGGAAGAGATCGACAAGGAGATCAGCGAGATGAAGCTGTCAGTCAACGCTCGGGCCCGAATTGTTGCAGAGGAATTCCTTAAGAAT ttCTGA